In Mobula hypostoma chromosome 10, sMobHyp1.1, whole genome shotgun sequence, a single genomic region encodes these proteins:
- the LOC134352697 gene encoding gastrula zinc finger protein XlCGF7.1-like produces the protein MEGKPSDIPVEAPASEGGEGVRSSRRDLEGLLSCALCGKVFAYQSLLRRHLQAHTENRPFSCEVCSKTYKSDQDLSQHRRIHTRERSARCPECGKAFVRFSHLEAHLRTHTGERPFSCPDCGKAFQQSSNLQRHQRTHTRERPFSCPDCGKAFHQSSNLQRHRRKHSCQQPFSCPDCGKAFGRYSHLQGHRCAHTCERPFSCPDCGKAFVQSAHLVEHRRVHTGEKPFVCPVCGKCFARSSQLHVHRRTHTGERPYACPDCGKRFSTTSILLKHRQVHSEERPFPCPDCGKAFKSPVHLKQHHVIHAGERPFSCTVCGRCFTWSWQLRNHRRTHAE, from the coding sequence ATGGAAGGAAAGCCCAGTGACATCCCTGTGGAGGCACCTGCTTCCGAGGGTGGTGAGGGCGTGCGGAGCAGCAGACGTGACCTGGAGGGCCTGTTGTCCTGCGCGCTGTGCGGGAAGGTGTTTGCCTACCAGTCCTTGCTGCGCCGGCACCTGCAAGCCCACACTGAGAACCGGCCCTTCAGCTGCGAGGTCTGCAGCAAGACCTACAAGAGCGACCAAGACCTCTCGCAGCACCGGCGGATCCACACCAGGGAGAGGAGCGCCAGGTGCCCCGAGTGCGGCAAGGCCTTCGTCCGCTTCTCGCACTTGGAGGCGCACCTGCGCACCCACACCGGCGAGCGGCCCTTCTCCTGCCCCGACTGCGGCAAGGCCTTCCAGCAGTCCTCGAACCTGCAGAGGCACCAACGCACCCACACCCGCGAGCGACCGTTCTCCTGCCCCGACTGCGGCAAGGCCTTCCACCAGTCCTCGAACCTGCAGAGGCACCGGCGCAAACACAGCTGCCAGCAGCCCTTCTCCTGCCCCGACTGCGGCAAGGCCTTTGGCCGCTACTCGCACCTACAGGGGCACCGGTGCGCCCACACCTGCGAGCGGCCCTTCTCCTGCCCCGACTGTGGCAAGGCCTTCGTCCAGTCTGCCCACCTCGTGGAGCACCGgagagttcacaccggggagaagcccTTCGTCTGCCCGGTCTGTGGGAAGTGCTTCGCCCGGTCGTCACAGCTCCACGTCCACCGGCGGACCCACACGGGGGAGAGGCCCTACGCCTGCCCTGACTGCGGGAAGAGGTTCAGCACGACTTCAATCTTGCTGAAACACCGGCAGGTCCACAGCGAGGAGCGGCCCTTCCCCTGCCCCGACTGCGGCAAGGCCTTCAAGAGCCCCGTGCACCTGAAGCAGCACCACGTGATCCACGCCGGGGAGAGACCCTTCTCCTGCACCGTCTGCGGGAGGTGCTTCACTTGGTCGTGGCAACTGCGGAACCACCGGCGGACGCACGCGGAGTAG